From the genome of Anopheles funestus chromosome 2RL, idAnoFuneDA-416_04, whole genome shotgun sequence:
TTGATGTTCGTGTGTTGGTAGTTAGCTTACGCACCGTAACGTACCTTATTAACTTCCTTATTTTAATTATGCCCTTatcaaaacaatttcttgGTAGTTCGGCAGAAAAAGGTTATCACAGTTATGACGATTGATAGCTAACAATGAAGAACTGTGTAACCTTTGCTGTCATTGTCATGCAATGAAAAATCGGTTCTTAAAACCGTGATAGATGCGCGTGTCTTGTTTGTTGCCTTAGTATTTGCTCGTTCTAGGTTAATCGGCTGTACGGCGGAAGTTAAATAGATTACCGTCACAACGGGATCGCCTGGAACCGGGTGTaagaagcaacgaaaaaaaaggaacaaaagctTCGATGCTGCGTCCGTTGCTCTCTTTACAGGTGTCCTCCTTGTAGCGCGATAAGGCATCAGGATCCAAGCAAGCTCAGGTGCAGCCGTTGGTGTCCAATTGGGAGCGACTGGCTGAGGCTCTCCTCTCTCCACCTAATACCGAATCTATAGATTATTTCTAGGTTCGCAATTGTTTCGATGGTCGGCTGGTTCATAGTATCGTGCAATTCTCTCAGCTCGTTTGGGATCCAAAAGGGCAAAGGAAGATCCTTTCTTTCTCATCCCCACCTACCACCCATCGGTGTGAAGCTGCTCGTCATCgtacgatgacgacgatgacaacgacgacgactacGACTGCGATGCCTACTGTGTTGTGTGTGATCTATGACAATTTTGAACAGATTCTTTACAGATCGATCAATTGATGCCGTAACCAGCCGATGTATTTATTGCAAATTGGCCGCCTTGTTGCGTGATGCCATTCGCTACGGTGACATATGGTCAGATGTGCGTATGTGCCCGTCATTGGTAATTCTGTTAGAAGCAACTGGATTATATGCATACGTACAACCCGAAGAAGCAAACTCTAGCTCTTGCAAAACGTGCTTTGATGGTTTCTTGCTTCGCTGCACGAGCAATCGCTAAAGgcattattttccttttgcagaTGAATTGCTCTTGGTTGCGTGGATAACTCCCGCGGATGGCTAATGGCATAGCATTGTGCATTTCGCCAGGAACACGTCTCGTCTGAAAGTAAACTGTACATACACATATATAGGTCCCGTTAACCTGTTGCTAATAATAATGCAATTGCAACGCATTTGCAAAAAATCAATCCTCAAACGTAAGTTTGTGTGTCCCCCCATAACAGAATACAATGTGTTGTTATTGCAGAACTCAACCTTCGCTCAAAACCGATCCTACCTGGCGTTGCGCAGAGCCATCCTTCCCCGTGTCGGTGGTGGCTGGTCTGCGGAAGATGGAAAGATCGATTGATCCTGTGCCGGAACCGGTGTATTATAGAATGATAGACAAGGCTTGTTCGACTCGATGTAACAGCGGAATCAAACACAAgcctatttgttttgtttttttctgcgtaGGTAAACCGAACTGACAGCGAGCCCCGATCAGTGTGGTGTGGACGTAAATCGACTGACTTGCTAGCTGAAATAATGTTCAATCTCTCGTCTTCCATCTTGAATCTGTTTTCTCTTATACTTGCATATTACTTctgctgtgtgcgtgtggattTGAATGCGTTCTCGTGCACGCACGGGATCGATGGCATTACTGTGTCTTTGCCGCATCACTGCGACCATTCCCTCCTGCATTCCAAGAGTGAATGTACAATCCTGTCAAAATGCAAGCGTATTAAATTAATCCGATATTTCgttgttttctcttctctttccctttctttttttattttatcttcttttttttcttttacacttCATCACTATCGCTCTACGTTTTCTAAATGCGTATCACGAACAACGCGATCGTCTGTTTGTTACGCGTGCCACTGAAaatcaaacaccaaaaaaaaaaaacaaccaaatctCCTCTACCGTTCAAATGCAAATCCCCGTATgcaccattttcattttctcgaaTACGACCTTATCTTCTCGGTACGGTTTGCGACGTGTGTGTGCTCGTTTTGCGTGCGCTCGTCCGAAAAACCTAACATCTGATCAACCAACATCAATGCTGCATTCAAATCATCCCCAATCTACAGGATGATGCATCACCACCCGTGGAAAACGGTTCCACCAATGGAGAGAAGAAGCCAAAGGAAAATGGCCACAGTAAATCGTCTCGGTGAGTAACGAAGAGAAGGCCGATGGTAAGCATAGTTTTAATACTTTGTCTTGATCTTTCCATAGCCATCGCAGCCGATCCCGTGATCGCGATAGAGAACGTGAGCGTGACCGTGAACAACAACGTGATCGCGAAGCAGAAGGACGTTCAAAAAAACATCGTTCGGGATCGCCTGGCCGTACCCGGGACAAAGAGCGGCGTCGCAGCAAGGAGCGTAGCAAATCTCGTTCCCCAGCACGTCGCGATCGGTCGAAAGATCGCTCTAAGGAGAAAGAGCGCGGAAAGGGCGATCACCATCGCCGCGAAGTAGTGGAAAAGCGTCGATCTCGTGATCGTGACCATCGGCGTCGTTCACGCGAACGAGACTACCGTCGTCGCAGCCGTTCTAGGGAGGGTGTTCGAGGTCGGGGACGTCGCTCTATGTCCCCGAAACCGTACCGTGGAAGAGGTCGGGGCGGTTCTAGCGGGTATTATCGCGACCGTTCCCCACAGGAAGAGATGACCCAGGAGGATCGCGATGCGCGTACTGTGTTTTGCATGCAACTGTCGCAGCGCATACATGCGCGAGATTTGGAAGAATTCTTCTCGAGCGTAGGCAAAGTACGGGACGTACGATTGATCACATGCAACAAAACGAAGAGATTCAAAGGTATCGCTTACATCGAGTTTAAAGATCCTGAATCGGTCGCGCTGGCACTCGGGCTTTCTGGCCAGAAGTTGCTCGGTATTCCGATCAGTGTGCAACATACGCAGGCGGAAAAGAACCGAATGGCCAGCCAACCGCCAGCCGCTCCGCCGAAAAATCCATCCGGCCCGATGCGACTGTACGTTGGATCGCTGCATTTCAACATCACGGAAGATATGCTGAATGGCATTTTTGAACCGTTCGGTAAGATTGATAACATTCAGCTTATCATGGACGCGGACACTGGTCGTTCGAAAGGCTACGGATTCATTACGGTaagtttatttgattttagAATAAATCATTCAATATATGTATTGGAGAAGATTTGCCAAGAGTATAGGTTTCGCTGCATACTTCTTGACTTGATTGTGATTGTTGGTTTGCAATCGAGGGGCAAAGGTATGCTATATGGAATGGATTTCTTGTTCTGTGCATTGTGCAGTTCTGGAATAGATTTTGCCAAACTTTGATTATTCTTTTGCTTGTCGAAGTTTAATCGCTTTAAATGGTGAGATCTCACATTTACTTACTTacaactagtgttgggtcaagagcgaaagaggtacctcaatcgctccgctcatcttattgtgaatatttgaaaatattgaagattTCCTAAGGCAATAGAcctatttgaaaatttcctaaggcaatagacttagctttttttgggaaatttatcaaattaaaaaaaaaaaaagatttattttaattccaattggttgaaataagtttctttttactcaaataatgctttaaaaaacgaaaagcataaaaaataacaaaaaaataaaaaacatatttttaactcgaaaatttcataaggcttaccccttacgtttttttttgagaaattttgcaaaaaaatttaaaatgatttattttaatgccaattggttgaaataagtttcttttcactcaaataatgctttaaataaaaaagaataaaaaatataaaaaattatataaatttgaatatttcataattgctcatttttgcaccaatttttgcctataactcggttggtatccaacgaatcgccaatctttaacctgtggtcgatagatggcatcaatggctacattttcttcttgaacggctatgccctcagatgtctgtgccataagttatttgaggaaccaagttccttaccctgtttgaaaaaatgtaaaattttcctcatttttgagcaattcagcaaaatttaaaaaattgatatatttcaatgcgagtttgttgcaataagtttcttttctctcaaataatgctttaaattaaaaaaagaataaaaaattataaaaaataaaaaaaatctaaaaatttgaaattttcctaaggctataacTAGTGGgccaagagcgaaagaggtatttcaatcTCTCCgatcatcttattgtgcgcgctcccacacagctcacgggaaaaagaggtagctgtatcgccggaatcgctcctgcgtgcagcgctccttgtTGTGCGAAACTTTGCTCCTGGGAGcacatcgcacaatcgctcctgtgtgcagcgctccgtgtggagctacctcaagcgcaccgcaccctttagagagcgagagcggtgcgctccgctcttgcaaaagaactacttgacccaacactacttACAACCGTTTTGCTGTTAGCCAACTGCAATGAAAGTTTGTCAGTCTGAAAAATCTATGTTTtccttattttaattttctcggCTCGGTAATGTATTCGGTAGCGGCATTACTCTACTCCCAAGGAAGATTATTCTGCTAAGGGTAAATTAAGTCTCcagaaatgttaaaaatggtAATCCAAGACCTCTCCTGAGGTTTTAGTGCGACATAAGAAGTCCTGGTCTGGAAAAAAGTCCTGGTAATAGCATCGTAACCAATATCAAAGTGAATTTATTATAAGCAACATCAAAAAAAGTTACTGATACAGCTGCTTTCTTCAAAGATTGATCATTTCATTTGTAAAATactaatataaaatataattagaATTTTCAGTTCAGAAAAGAGACTCTTCTCCTAAGACTCCAAATAGATTTATCAATTATGCCCAAACTGAGTTCAAATCTGAAGTGAAGGGTACTTTCATTCGTATCAATATAGACTTCAGCTATAGGTTATTCATGACTAACAACGACCATacagtaaaattaaattatcattgTTTCCTTCATGTTTGCATACTTCTTGACTTGATTGTAATTGTTGGTTTGCAATTGAGGggtaaaagtatgcaatattaTTACAGAGGGTTTTCTGTTGATAACTTTCGGATCTTGCAGCATTTAGATTGTTTACCTATAGTGGAATACAATTGTTTTCATTGTGAGATCGTACAGATATGAAATACATTCTGTATTACAATGGCCTACAATACCACATTGAATGATATAAAgtaattcatttgaatttttctctttccagTTCCATAATGCCGATGACGCTAAAAAAGCGCTGGAACAATTGAACGGATTCGAACTAGCCGGCCGTCCGATGAAGGTAGGAAACGTTACGGAACGATTGGATGTGACAACGCACGCCTCGTTGGACACGGACGAAATGGACCGCAGTGGTATTGAGCTTGGCGCAACGGGACGATTGCAGCTCATGTTCAAGTTAGCTGAAGGCGCTGGACTGGCGGTACCGCGAGCTGCAGCGGATGCATTACTGGCGACGGCTCCACAGCCGATACCACAGCAACCGGTCCATCAGTCACCTCCGATCGCTACCCAGTGCTTCCTGCTGTCGAACATGTTTGATCCAGCTTCGGAAACGAACCCGAACTGGGATCTTGAAATACAGGACGACGTGATAGAGGAGTGCAACAAGCACGGTGGTGTGCAGCATGTGTACGTCGACAAGCAATCGCCTTCGGGTAACGTTTACGTCAAATGTCCCAGCATTGCCACGGCCGTGCTCGCGGTGAACGCACTGCACGGCCGATGGTTTGCGGGTCGC
Proteins encoded in this window:
- the LOC125762930 gene encoding RNA-binding protein 39 — protein: MKSTTFYDHETRKEHHISDKMAADDELNNEVLNLLEAPYKKEDDASPPVENGSTNGEKKPKENGHSKSSRHRSRSRDRDRERERDREQQRDREAEGRSKKHRSGSPGRTRDKERRRSKERSKSRSPARRDRSKDRSKEKERGKGDHHRREVVEKRRSRDRDHRRRSRERDYRRRSRSREGVRGRGRRSMSPKPYRGRGRGGSSGYYRDRSPQEEMTQEDRDARTVFCMQLSQRIHARDLEEFFSSVGKVRDVRLITCNKTKRFKGIAYIEFKDPESVALALGLSGQKLLGIPISVQHTQAEKNRMASQPPAAPPKNPSGPMRLYVGSLHFNITEDMLNGIFEPFGKIDNIQLIMDADTGRSKGYGFITFHNADDAKKALEQLNGFELAGRPMKVGNVTERLDVTTHASLDTDEMDRSGIELGATGRLQLMFKLAEGAGLAVPRAAADALLATAPQPIPQQPVHQSPPIATQCFLLSNMFDPASETNPNWDLEIQDDVIEECNKHGGVQHVYVDKQSPSGNVYVKCPSIATAVLAVNALHGRWFAGRVIGAAYVPLINYYNLFPDASQAVTLLQPKRSG